The Salvelinus alpinus chromosome 35, SLU_Salpinus.1, whole genome shotgun sequence genome window below encodes:
- the LOC139564436 gene encoding uncharacterized protein, producing MREERKVCRFPDYVMNLHLLPVVLSLAVILSVTLSQDLVSIQFKSDPVLVQTGTDAVFTVVTVSQVFSITWGYPGGVTPLGLWVGGSAVLNTVTQYQGRVTITATQLRISSAQLGDAGNYTVQVDPSPTTGLAQNSRFIQLRVFDAVDGVSMFVPSVALEGGNVSVRCTWTKGTETSVMWGKGGSVLTSNSRVTIKGGDLVINPARREDAGVYTCTVANLVSAQTASKTITVYYGPDTPVLSNDSPVDCLGGADAVLGQTIRLTCVSDSLPPATFSWQYNNEPVASGQPDSGVFSLQTFSTNQSGQYKCVASNAITGATSEQGTDLAIVGTCLSAGAVAGIVIGCVVALILIIIAIVLLVRWRRVDRRQEATGQKRNPELMLTPPEPPPPGTRTLGRGQHSVPPDGRENTHTPPRDTNTLQHNGHANSNGFPHNAQHPNANSFPQDGTTQDHNTFTHTAAPQNANTLNTLPQMTQNHPNNPNILIQAGSTQVGVNLTTLPHDQQNSNAQLPTVHVNLNSYPTNGQQPNQQSQQQFTSPQDSTMQRSAINVANGASALQVQNNNPQTFTQTGQSYTNPRMQIGLSYPGDPSQVDHSNLDTGPQVSTGPVPTGYTHGGRSHTLQRNANTQACQRDQATDTQPRHIDPAAASSVPRDASHATPSASSHHQQMPWNRLRGTPAYPNNSPRRVQASPDSSYTSDSTESPSQAGRFQPHTRRSGPGAQIQSPTPRKAAPTAGRQAQNLAHTHGTNNPPGTPSHTQSHISPHVHDTPRQRARQDVRTQSQITAQTASQSQTGPRQQNASHSHHNPHPQQQGPGAPQGLITNMPRGPTLDTQTLTNPNHIPQTQTRIQYGRGNKPMIPQPTQDQRQTATQGWGAISQPVTQNPSSLTQTALEMHTLTTPNPFHNRNHQTQAALLNTQARGRNPGHQRPPTPPPVIPLAQFQTIPRERTQHQSPNRGPTGPLRPPVNVHTTQRHPNAHPAHRHPGAAMPANLHSGNGHHVHADNTHRHGQRTQHAQRNTAHPRQQTHQGRPRH from the exons atgagagaagagagaaaagtcTGTC GCTTTCCTGACTATGTGATGAACTTACACCTGCTTCCTGTAGTTCTGTCATTGGCAG TCATCCTATCTGTCACTCTCTCCCAGGATCTGGTCTCAATCCAGTTTAAGTCAGATCCAGTCCTGGTGCAGACTGGCACCGATGCGGTCTTCACGGTGGTCACAGTGTCCCAGGTGTTTTCCATCACATGGGGATACCCAGGTGGGGTGACCCCCCTGGGGCTGTGGGTGGGGGGCAGTGCGGTGCTCAACACTGTGACCCAGTACCAGGGCAGGGTCACCATCACAGCCACCCAGCTCCGTATCAGCAGTGCCCAGCTGGGAGACGCGGGGAACTACACGGTGCAGGTGGACCCCTCGCCCACCACGGGCCTGGCCCAAAACTCAAGGTTCATACAGCTCAGGGTATTCG ATGCAGTGGATGGCGTGTCTATGTTTGTGCCATCAGTGGCTCTGGAGGGGGGCAATGTGTCTGTGCGCTGTACCTGGACCAAGGGGACAGAGACCAGTGTGATGTGGGGTAAAGGGGGCTCTGTTCTCACCTCGAACTCCAGGGTCACTATCAAAGGGGGCGACCTGGTGATCAACCCAGCCAGGAGGGAAGACGCCGGGGTCTACACCTGCACCGTCGCTAACCTTGTCAGTGCTCAGACCGCCTCAAAGACCATCACAGTTTACT ATGGTCCCGACACCCCCGTGCTGAGCAATGATTCTCCGGTAGACTGTTTGGGAGGAGCGGATGCAGTGCTAGGCCAGACAATCCGTCTCACCTGCGTGTCCGACTCCCTGCCCCCCGCCACTTTCTCCTGGCAATACAACAATGAACCCGTGGCGTCTGGACAACCAGACAGTGGCGTGTTCAGCCTCCAGACCTTCTCCACCAACCAGAGTGGCCAATACAAGTGCGTGGCTAGCAACGCCATCACGGGCGCCACGTCGGAGCAGGGAACGGACCTGGCCATCGTAG GCACATGCCTCAGTGCAGGGGCAGTGGCTGGCATAGTCATTGGCTGTGTGGTCGCTCTGATCTTAATCATCATAGCCATCGTACTACTGGTGCGCTGGAGGAGAG TTGACCGAAGACAGGAGGCCACAGGACAAAAGAGAAACCCAGAACTCATGCTTACA CCCCCAGAGCCCCCTCCACCTGGTACCCGGACTTTAGGCAGAGGCCAGCACTCTGTCCCACCCGATGGCcgcgaaaacacacacacaccgccacgCGACACTAACACACTTCAACACAATGGCCATGCCAACAGCAATGGGTTCCCACACAATGCCCAACATCCGAATGCCAATTCATTTCCACAAGATGGCACCACGCAggaccacaacactttcacacACACTGCTGCACCTCAGAATGCCAACACACTCAACACCCTCCCACAGATGACTCAAAACCACCCGAACAATCCAAACATTCTCATACAAGCGGGTTCTACTCAGGTTGGTGTTAACCTTACCACACTGCCACACGACCAGCAAAATAGCAACGCACAGCTACCCACGGTTCACGTCAATCTCAATTCCTATCCAACTAATGGTCAACAACCCAACCAACAGTCACAGCAACAATTTACAAGCCCACAGGACAGTACAATGCAGCGGAGCGCCATCAATGTAGCCAACGGTGCTAGTGCTCTTCAAGTTCAAAATAACAACCCACAAACGTTCACACAGACTGGACAGTCATACACCAATCCCAGGATGCAAATTGGCTTGTCATATCCTGGTGATCCTTCACAGGTTGACCACAGTAACTTAGACACTGGTCCTCAAGTCTCTACTGGTCCTGTTCCTACTGGTTACACACACGGTGGTCGAAGTCACACTCTCCAGCGAAACGCCAACACACAGGCCTGCCAGAGGGACCAGGCTACTGATACCCAGCCTAGACACATCGACCCAGCAGCGGCCAGTTCTGTGCCACGTGATGCCAGTCATGCCACACCAAGTGCCAGCTCACACCACCAACAAATGCCTTGGAACCGTCTGAGGGGCACCCCGGCGTACCCCAACAACTCCCCCAGAAGGGTACAGGCTTCCCCCGACAGCAGCTACACCTCTGATAGCACAGAGTCTCCGTCCCAGGCTGGACGATTTCAACCACACACCCGAAGGAGTGGGCCAGGAGCACAGATCCAGAGCCCTACACCCAGGAAGGCTGCACCGACGGCGGGCAGACAGGCCCAGAACCTCGCCCACACTCATGGGACGAACAATCCGCCTGGGACTCCAAGCCACACACAGTCGCATATCAGTCCCCATGTACACGATACACCAAGGCAGAGAGCCCGGCAGGATGTCAGAACTCAGTCCCAGATCACAGCTCAGACCGCTTCTCAAAGCCAGACTGGCCCCAGGCAACAAAATGCCTCACACAGCCACCACAACCCCCATCCGCAACAACAGGGACCAGGCGCTCCACAGGGACTAATAACCAACATGCCCCGAGGCCCCACACTCGACACTCAAACTCTAACAAATCCAAATCACATCCCACAGACACAAACCAGGATTCAGTATGGTAGGGGAAACAAACCTATGATACCGCAGCCCACACAagaccagagacagacagcaacacaAGGTTGGGGTGCAATATCTCAGCCTGTTACACAGAACCCCAGTAGCCTCACTCAGACAGCCCTGGAGATGCACACACTGACGACCCCTAACCCTTTTCACAACCGTAACCACCAGACACAGGCTGCCCTGCTCAACACCCAAGCCCGAGGCCGTAACCCTGGGCACCAGCGGCCCCCCACGCCCCCTCCCGTGATCCCTCTGGCTCAGTTCCAGACTATTCCCAGAGAACGCACACAGCACCAGTCTCCAAACCGGGGCCCCACTGGCCCTCTCAGGCCCCCAGTCAACGTACACACCACACAGAGACATCCCAACGCCCACCCGGCCCACAGACATCCCGGCGCTGCCATGCCGGCCAACCTGCACTCAGGAAATGGCCACCACGTGCACGCTgataacacacacaggcacggccAACGTACTCAACATGCCCAGAGGAACACTG